One genomic segment of Ferrimonas sp. YFM includes these proteins:
- a CDS encoding GGDEF domain-containing protein, with translation MTLKRLALLLSMVLILVLVASYWLIRMLVIIPMLEREVATLQWHETLTVRQYFSQQQMLLTELAASPGYDRWAKVVLTGGETTPRLTKGAEIAMVYGPDLSLKSFVAHSTQEPQHFPMLVEDVAYERARLMPAMLPESEMSTTGLLWADEGLYSYSASTVCSMEKLGCSLGYLLLLKPLKVSEMEASFAKLGIRVSARSAASEDLSLPALMTLTEFEKPVQQRELLVRDSLAKGAWVLTLTYSAKVKHGVEQREWIAFVLLVLMLPATNFLLWRIFVTPIEFGSAQLRQMERDRHYRKLTVNMYVREFQHLVNAFNGLIGRVEKQRKQLQDLSQTDSLTGLANRRGMDHFAVREWRRLCRAKYGGAVMMLDIDDFKAYNDEFGHQAGDDCLVCVAREIKRVARRGEDIGCRYGGEEFCVIYVEVQPDTVEKLAETLREQIERLHKSTALLKRPISASIGVALIEPGVDLAKQFQDFDQLVRIADQQLYLAKQHGKNQVKMWRLSPAATEKPG, from the coding sequence ATGACTCTGAAAAGGCTGGCGTTACTGCTGTCCATGGTGCTGATACTGGTGTTGGTGGCGAGTTACTGGCTGATTCGTATGCTGGTGATCATTCCCATGCTTGAACGGGAGGTGGCTACCCTTCAGTGGCATGAAACCCTGACGGTTCGCCAGTACTTTTCTCAGCAGCAGATGTTGCTGACTGAGCTGGCGGCCTCGCCGGGCTACGACAGGTGGGCCAAGGTGGTGCTCACCGGTGGAGAGACCACGCCCAGGCTGACCAAGGGGGCGGAGATCGCCATGGTGTACGGCCCCGACCTTTCTCTGAAGAGCTTTGTTGCCCACTCGACCCAGGAACCCCAACACTTCCCGATGCTGGTGGAGGACGTTGCCTACGAGCGCGCCAGGCTGATGCCGGCGATGCTGCCCGAGAGCGAGATGTCCACCACAGGCCTGCTTTGGGCAGACGAAGGGTTGTACAGCTACAGCGCTTCCACCGTCTGCAGCATGGAAAAACTGGGTTGCAGCCTGGGTTATCTGTTGCTGCTCAAGCCCTTAAAAGTGTCCGAGATGGAGGCCAGCTTTGCCAAGCTGGGCATTCGGGTCTCCGCCCGCTCAGCCGCGTCGGAAGATCTCTCCCTGCCCGCACTGATGACCCTGACGGAGTTTGAAAAGCCAGTCCAGCAGCGTGAGTTGCTGGTCAGGGACAGTCTGGCCAAGGGGGCCTGGGTACTCACCCTGACCTACTCGGCCAAGGTGAAGCACGGTGTGGAGCAGCGGGAGTGGATCGCCTTCGTCCTGTTGGTGCTGATGCTGCCCGCCACCAACTTCCTGTTGTGGCGCATCTTCGTGACCCCCATAGAGTTTGGCAGTGCCCAGTTGCGGCAGATGGAGCGTGATCGTCACTACCGAAAACTCACCGTCAACATGTACGTGCGGGAGTTCCAGCATCTGGTCAATGCCTTCAACGGCCTGATCGGCAGGGTGGAGAAGCAGCGCAAACAGTTGCAGGATCTCAGTCAGACCGATTCTCTGACCGGCCTGGCCAATCGGCGCGGCATGGACCACTTTGCGGTTCGAGAGTGGCGCCGGCTGTGCCGGGCCAAATATGGCGGGGCCGTGATGATGCTGGATATTGACGACTTCAAAGCCTACAACGATGAGTTTGGTCATCAGGCCGGGGATGACTGCCTGGTGTGCGTGGCCAGGGAGATAAAGCGGGTGGCCAGGCGTGGTGAGGATATTGGCTGCCGTTATGGCGGTGAGGAGTTCTGCGTCATCTATGTGGAGGTGCAGCCTGACACCGTGGAAAAGCTGGCGGAAACCCTGAGAGAGCAGATTGAGCGGTTGCATAAGTCGACCGCCCTGCTCAAACGCCCTATCAGCGCCAGCATAGGTGTGGCGTTGATTGAACCCGGAGTGGATCTGGCCAAGCAGTTTCAGGACTTCGATCAGCTGGTTCGTATTGCCGATCAGCAGCTTTACCTGGCCAAACAGCATGGAAAAAATCAGGTGAAGATGTGGCGGCTGTCACCAGCCGCCACCGAAAAGCCCGGTTAG
- a CDS encoding adenosylmethionine decarboxylase, producing MLFFEGSEKKIEVVLQPGQPSLRQLEREFWQQIVAKANATILSSVHNEECDAYLLSESSLFVWEDRFLMLTCGTTTLVDAVVSFLERFCADNLAMLSYQRKNEYQSHLQKSSFEEDVKALQQQVEGVGYQLGYLDGHHNYIYHLDRPYQPKEDDATVELLMYHINGANAQYLRSEEQTLEGIRQRLNWEALLPGFQLDDFLFEPFGYSMNAIRGDRYATMHITPQENSSYVSFETNLKGEEATQVLDALLKILQPDSYDLISFSQQLHLNHQPGVICVDQAIQPLSCGYTLRFAHFLRPTCAERSADLLTI from the coding sequence ATGCTTTTTTTCGAAGGGTCTGAGAAGAAGATCGAGGTGGTTCTCCAGCCGGGTCAGCCTTCACTCAGACAATTGGAACGCGAATTCTGGCAGCAGATCGTTGCCAAGGCCAATGCCACCATCCTCTCCTCTGTGCACAATGAGGAGTGTGACGCCTATCTGCTGAGCGAATCCAGCCTGTTTGTCTGGGAAGATCGCTTCCTGATGCTCACCTGCGGCACCACCACTTTGGTGGACGCCGTAGTCAGCTTCCTGGAGCGCTTCTGTGCCGACAATCTGGCCATGCTCAGCTATCAGCGCAAAAATGAGTACCAGTCCCACCTGCAAAAGAGCTCCTTCGAAGAGGATGTGAAGGCGCTGCAGCAGCAGGTCGAAGGGGTGGGCTACCAGCTGGGCTACCTGGATGGGCATCACAACTACATCTACCACCTGGACCGTCCCTATCAGCCGAAAGAGGACGATGCCACGGTAGAGCTGCTGATGTACCACATCAACGGTGCCAATGCCCAGTACCTGCGCAGTGAAGAGCAAACCCTGGAGGGGATTCGTCAGCGGCTGAACTGGGAGGCTCTGCTGCCCGGCTTCCAGCTGGATGACTTCCTGTTCGAGCCCTTTGGCTACTCCATGAATGCCATCCGTGGTGATCGCTACGCCACCATGCACATCACCCCGCAGGAGAACAGCTCCTACGTCAGTTTCGAAACCAATCTCAAAGGCGAGGAAGCCACCCAGGTACTGGATGCCCTGCTCAAGATTCTGCAGCCGGACAGCTATGACCTGATCAGCTTCAGTCAGCAGTTGCATCTGAATCATCAGCCTGGGGTTATCTGCGTAGATCAGGCTATCCAGCCGCTGAGCTGCGGCTACACCCTGCGCTTCGCCCACTTCCTCAGGCCCACCTGTGCCGAGCGCAGTGCCGACCTGTTGACCATCTAA